A genomic segment from Polyangium mundeleinium encodes:
- a CDS encoding serine/threonine protein kinase: MLLPRPALLPPDTLFHGRYRVIRAIKSGGMGTVYEVADERTSSRRALKVMLPNLVTSEQGRKRFELEARATGAIESDHIVRILDVGIDPGSELPFLVMELLRGRDLGAVLDQGIRIAIEDVLRYLAQTAIALDRLHAAGVVHRDLKPENIFLSWRDDGTPCIKVLDFGVVKTVEPVVTGITTRGILGTPLYMAPEQVEASQDVGPAADIYALGQLAYELLVGEPYWAVELERDGSPILLAADISDGPRESPETRAKRRKGVDLPAGFDVWFAGVTAKSVAARFPRATVAIAALTDLVRESVRSSQEQVPSAKPKAPASVPQPASRPQPASRPQPTPPPAREVAKKGFLVTVDGATNVVRVDVWGFWDVGDGKAYWEEFERKTKPLRGNPWYVLANISNFPPQKPDVSAFVEKTMTYARENGLVRAANLVSSALGRMQIQRLSVETGLPLYSFFTTEDDALRWLRTGK; encoded by the coding sequence ATGCTGCTGCCCCGCCCCGCGCTCCTCCCCCCGGATACGCTTTTCCACGGCCGTTATCGGGTGATCCGGGCGATCAAGTCCGGCGGCATGGGCACGGTCTACGAGGTCGCCGACGAGAGGACCTCGAGCCGGCGCGCCCTCAAAGTCATGCTCCCGAATCTCGTGACGAGCGAGCAGGGCCGCAAGCGCTTCGAGCTCGAAGCACGGGCGACGGGTGCGATCGAGAGTGATCACATCGTCCGGATCCTCGACGTCGGCATCGATCCCGGCTCCGAGCTGCCTTTCCTCGTGATGGAGCTGCTCCGCGGCCGCGACCTCGGTGCGGTCCTCGATCAGGGCATTCGAATCGCCATCGAGGACGTCCTCCGTTATCTCGCCCAGACCGCGATCGCCCTCGACAGGCTCCACGCCGCGGGCGTCGTCCACCGTGATCTCAAGCCCGAGAACATTTTCCTCTCGTGGCGCGACGACGGTACGCCTTGCATCAAGGTCCTCGATTTCGGCGTCGTGAAGACGGTCGAGCCGGTCGTCACCGGCATCACGACCCGCGGCATCCTCGGCACGCCGCTCTACATGGCGCCCGAGCAGGTCGAGGCCTCGCAGGACGTCGGCCCGGCCGCCGACATTTATGCGCTCGGCCAGCTCGCCTATGAATTGCTCGTCGGCGAGCCTTACTGGGCCGTGGAGCTCGAGCGCGACGGCTCGCCGATCCTGCTCGCGGCTGACATCTCCGACGGCCCGCGCGAGTCGCCGGAGACGCGGGCCAAGCGCCGCAAGGGCGTGGATCTCCCTGCCGGATTCGATGTCTGGTTCGCCGGCGTGACCGCGAAATCGGTGGCGGCTCGTTTTCCGCGGGCGACCGTGGCCATCGCGGCCCTCACGGACCTCGTGCGCGAGAGCGTGCGTTCGTCGCAGGAGCAGGTTCCATCCGCCAAACCCAAGGCGCCGGCTTCCGTTCCGCAGCCGGCTTCGCGCCCGCAGCCGGCTTCGCGCCCGCAGCCGACTCCGCCCCCGGCACGGGAAGTCGCGAAAAAAGGGTTTTTGGTCACGGTCGATGGCGCGACGAACGTGGTCCGGGTCGACGTGTGGGGGTTTTGGGACGTCGGGGATGGCAAGGCCTACTGGGAAGAGTTCGAGCGCAAGACGAAGCCGCTCCGCGGCAACCCCTGGTACGTCCTGGCGAACATCTCGAATTTCCCGCCGCAGAAGCCCGACGTGAGCGCGTTCGTCGAGAAGACGATGACCTACGCGCGGGAGAATGGCCTCGTGCGCGCGGCGAACCTCGTCAGCAGCGCGCTCGGGCGTATGCAGATTCAGAGGCTCTCGGTCGAGACGGGGTTGCCGCTGTATTCGTTTTTCACGACGGAGGACGACGCGTTGCGGTGGCTGCGCACGGGGAAATGA
- a CDS encoding phosphate/phosphite/phosphonate ABC transporter substrate-binding protein has protein sequence MQAYLKSLGVWGFLGALVGATAIGVFLIGPTDARTPERSGLVTGEAPAKDARPMRMVMSGAFVSESGVNLYEEIAHYLARKNGITIEVTTGLAYSTINSMLQTGAVELGFICGLPYTVLRDEPTPRAELLGAPIMTYPRYGGRAVYFADLVVRNGSPYHSLDDLRGRTLVYNDERSHTGYNAPRHRLMERGFASGFFGKIVRSGSHEESIRMVAAGEADASWVDSLVLDYDRERRIGRAGEVRVLESLGPMTVSPVVVSPDLPAELRAALRRTLLGMHQEPEGKRLLDAAFIARFVKVEDADYDDHRSMKTAAEKAGIVAIR, from the coding sequence ATGCAAGCGTACCTGAAATCGCTCGGCGTATGGGGCTTTCTGGGGGCGCTCGTCGGGGCCACGGCCATCGGCGTCTTTTTGATCGGGCCCACGGACGCGCGTACACCCGAGCGCTCGGGCCTCGTGACGGGAGAGGCGCCCGCGAAGGACGCGCGCCCGATGCGCATGGTGATGAGCGGGGCGTTCGTGTCGGAGTCCGGCGTGAACCTCTACGAGGAGATCGCGCATTATCTGGCACGGAAAAATGGAATCACGATCGAGGTCACGACGGGCCTCGCCTACAGCACCATCAACAGCATGCTGCAGACGGGCGCCGTGGAGCTCGGCTTCATCTGCGGATTGCCCTATACCGTGCTGCGCGACGAGCCCACCCCGCGCGCCGAGCTCCTCGGCGCGCCCATCATGACGTACCCTCGTTATGGGGGGCGGGCCGTGTACTTCGCGGATCTCGTGGTCCGGAACGGGAGCCCTTACCATTCGCTGGACGATCTCCGGGGACGCACCTTGGTGTACAATGACGAGCGATCGCACACCGGGTACAACGCGCCCCGCCACCGCTTGATGGAGCGCGGCTTCGCGAGCGGCTTTTTCGGCAAGATTGTGCGCTCCGGCTCGCATGAGGAGTCGATCCGCATGGTGGCCGCGGGCGAGGCGGACGCGAGCTGGGTGGATAGCCTGGTGCTCGATTACGATCGCGAAAGGCGTATCGGCCGCGCGGGCGAGGTGCGGGTCCTCGAAAGCCTTGGTCCCATGACCGTGAGCCCGGTCGTGGTTTCGCCGGATCTACCGGCGGAACTCCGCGCCGCGCTCCGGCGGACGCTCCTCGGCATGCACCAGGAGCCGGAGGGGAAGCGGCTGCTCGACGCGGCGTTCATTGCGCGGTTCGTGAAGGTCGAGGACGCC
- a CDS encoding STAS domain-containing protein, translated as MLTNNRRILVVDDSDAIHRDFLEILKPRRSSFDLDAMEASIFGVRAAAPPVLDFELAFASQGAEALEKVRQARGVAAPYALAFVDMRMPPGWDGLETLTHLWAADPTLQAVICSAYSDHSWAEITEKLGVTDRFLILKKPFDPVEVRQIACALTEKWNQAERSSRAEADLRRSEAKNRGILTALPDALLVVARDGVCRDFNPARGADALTLVFRPGEPISAALGDALGAQMGTYVELAIDTGNAQSFELRLEEKGGARHFEARVAGIDADEALVLLRDVTEERQRDEAIEQQRAREDAMRAQNETLLSISTPLIPITDDIVVMPLVGELEALRLQHAQETLLQGIVARGARVAILDMTGVPRVTPVVADEIVRMAQGVRLLGAEVMLTGIRPEVAQTLVALGEGFSGLSTQRTLQSGIAFAMGRRPGGRGASCKRT; from the coding sequence ATGCTCACGAACAATCGCCGCATCCTCGTTGTGGATGACAGCGACGCCATTCACCGCGACTTCCTGGAAATTTTGAAGCCTCGTAGGAGCTCATTTGATCTCGATGCCATGGAGGCATCGATCTTCGGCGTGCGCGCCGCCGCGCCGCCCGTGCTGGACTTCGAGCTCGCCTTTGCTTCGCAGGGCGCCGAGGCGCTGGAGAAGGTGCGACAAGCGCGCGGCGTCGCGGCCCCCTATGCGCTCGCCTTCGTCGATATGCGTATGCCCCCGGGGTGGGACGGGCTGGAGACGCTGACGCACCTATGGGCCGCGGATCCGACCTTGCAGGCCGTCATTTGCTCGGCGTATTCGGACCATTCCTGGGCCGAGATCACGGAAAAGCTCGGCGTGACCGATCGCTTCTTGATCTTGAAAAAGCCCTTCGATCCAGTGGAGGTTCGTCAGATCGCCTGCGCGCTCACCGAGAAATGGAACCAGGCCGAGCGTTCTTCTCGCGCCGAAGCCGATCTCCGGCGGAGCGAGGCGAAGAACCGCGGAATCCTCACGGCCCTGCCCGACGCGCTGCTCGTCGTGGCGCGGGACGGCGTGTGCCGCGATTTCAACCCGGCCCGCGGCGCCGACGCGCTCACCCTCGTGTTCCGGCCGGGCGAGCCGATCTCCGCCGCGCTCGGGGACGCGCTCGGCGCGCAGATGGGAACGTATGTGGAACTCGCCATCGACACCGGGAACGCGCAGAGCTTCGAACTTCGGCTAGAGGAAAAGGGCGGGGCACGCCATTTCGAGGCGCGCGTCGCGGGCATCGACGCCGACGAGGCGCTCGTGCTCCTGCGCGACGTCACGGAGGAGCGGCAGCGCGACGAGGCCATCGAGCAGCAGCGCGCGCGGGAGGACGCCATGCGCGCGCAGAACGAGACGCTGCTCTCGATCTCCACGCCGCTCATCCCCATCACCGACGATATCGTGGTCATGCCCCTCGTCGGCGAGCTCGAGGCTTTGCGGTTGCAACACGCGCAGGAGACGCTCCTTCAGGGGATCGTGGCGCGCGGGGCGCGTGTGGCCATCCTCGACATGACCGGCGTGCCGCGCGTCACGCCGGTGGTCGCCGATGAGATCGTGCGTATGGCGCAGGGCGTGCGCCTGCTCGGCGCGGAGGTCATGCTCACGGGAATCCGGCCCGAGGTGGCGCAGACGCTGGTGGCCTTGGGGGAGGGTTTTTCCGGGTTATCGACGCAACGGACGCTGCAGAGCGGCATTGCATTCGCCATGGGGCGCCGCCCGGGCGGGAGGGGCGCGTCATGCAAGCGTACCTGA
- a CDS encoding type II secretion system protein, with protein MKNQNSFVGSRLGGTRRRWSRASRGVTLVEVLLVIAIMAIISSGATYLVFPEYKKARIRSALIGASVIKTAAQTYVELDLQGATEDCPTIEELVVAGKIDGKKTDDPWGIPYRILCAGKELNVISCGNDRKPDTEDDVWDDFKPADLDRLSAL; from the coding sequence ATGAAGAACCAGAATTCCTTCGTTGGCAGCAGGCTCGGGGGCACGCGGCGGCGCTGGAGCCGGGCATCCCGCGGCGTGACGCTGGTCGAGGTGCTCCTCGTCATCGCGATCATGGCGATCATCTCGTCGGGCGCGACGTACCTCGTGTTTCCCGAGTACAAGAAGGCGCGCATCCGGAGCGCGCTCATCGGCGCGTCCGTGATCAAGACGGCGGCTCAGACGTACGTCGAGCTCGATTTGCAAGGCGCCACCGAAGATTGCCCGACCATCGAGGAGCTCGTGGTCGCCGGGAAGATCGACGGAAAAAAAACGGACGATCCCTGGGGCATCCCGTACAGAATTCTGTGCGCAGGGAAAGAGCTCAACGTCATCTCCTGCGGCAACGATCGAAAGCCGGACACGGAGGACGACGTATGGGACGATTTCAAGCCGGCCGATCTGGATCGATTGAGCGCCCTTTGA
- a CDS encoding acetyl-CoA C-acetyltransferase, which produces MAKLSKDIVIVGAKRTAFGTMNGALKGVSANDLAAHAAKAALAQAGAAPGDVGHVVVGNVMQTSADAIYCARHVGLKAGVPIEVPALTVNRLCGSGFEAVVQAAQLLLLDEADVVLAGGTENMSQAPHVLRGGREGFAFGKAPALEDSLWSALTDSYVNSPMAITAENLATKYGISRAECDEYALRSQKLWAAANEAGAFKDEIAPIELPGKRGAPPVSFAVDEHARPQSTPEALAKLSPVFKKDGTVTAGNASGICDGAAMLVVTTAEKAREKGWTPLARLLQWASAGVDPSIMGIGPAAAIPKALERAGVSFDAVDLFDVNEAFAPQWLAVQKELKIPLDKANLNGGAIALGHPLGASGARITAHLVHTLRRTGKQIAVGSACIGGGQGIAVVLERI; this is translated from the coding sequence ATGGCCAAGCTCAGCAAGGACATCGTCATCGTGGGCGCGAAGCGCACCGCGTTCGGGACGATGAATGGCGCGCTCAAGGGTGTCTCGGCGAACGATCTCGCGGCCCACGCCGCGAAGGCAGCCCTCGCGCAGGCCGGCGCGGCGCCGGGCGACGTCGGGCACGTCGTCGTCGGCAACGTCATGCAGACGAGCGCCGACGCGATCTACTGCGCGCGGCACGTCGGCCTCAAGGCGGGCGTGCCCATCGAGGTCCCGGCGCTCACGGTGAACCGGCTTTGCGGCTCGGGCTTCGAGGCGGTCGTGCAGGCGGCCCAGCTCCTCCTGCTCGACGAGGCCGACGTGGTGCTCGCGGGCGGGACCGAGAACATGTCGCAAGCGCCGCACGTCCTGCGCGGCGGGCGTGAGGGCTTCGCGTTCGGCAAGGCCCCGGCGCTCGAAGATTCGCTCTGGAGCGCGCTTACCGATAGCTACGTGAATTCGCCGATGGCCATCACGGCCGAGAACCTGGCCACGAAGTACGGTATCTCGCGCGCCGAATGCGACGAATACGCGCTGCGCAGCCAGAAGCTTTGGGCTGCGGCGAATGAGGCGGGCGCGTTCAAGGACGAGATTGCGCCCATCGAGCTCCCGGGCAAGCGCGGAGCGCCGCCGGTCTCGTTCGCGGTGGACGAGCACGCGAGGCCGCAATCGACGCCCGAGGCGCTCGCCAAGCTTTCGCCGGTGTTCAAGAAGGACGGCACGGTCACGGCCGGCAACGCGAGCGGCATCTGCGACGGCGCGGCCATGCTCGTCGTGACCACGGCCGAGAAGGCGCGCGAAAAGGGCTGGACGCCGCTCGCGCGGCTCCTGCAATGGGCGTCGGCGGGCGTCGACCCCTCGATCATGGGCATCGGCCCGGCCGCCGCCATTCCCAAGGCCCTCGAGCGCGCGGGCGTCTCGTTCGACGCGGTCGACCTCTTCGACGTGAACGAGGCGTTCGCGCCGCAATGGCTCGCCGTGCAGAAGGAGCTCAAGATCCCGCTCGACAAGGCGAACCTCAATGGCGGGGCCATCGCACTCGGTCACCCGCTCGGCGCCTCGGGCGCGCGCATCACGGCGCACCTCGTCCACACGCTGCGCCGCACGGGCAAGCAGATCGCCGTGGGCAGCGCCTGCATCGGCGGCGGGCAGGGAATCGCGGTCGTCCTCGAACGAATCTGA
- a CDS encoding flavin monoamine oxidase family protein: protein MAPFHQEREADVVIVGAGLAGLSAADALTRMGKRVVVLEARDRVGGRTLGREIGGRVLDLGGQWLGAGQRRLGRLAAELGVATFPTYHSGQKVLVRDGRVSTYAGTIPSLPVPGLVALHLALRKLDALAARLPEGRSLAAAEASSWDEETLETAARELLLRTDVRELFDAAVRVVFGAEPREISMLYFLAYLRAGGGLMRLVEIEGGAQERRFVGSAQELSIRLAARLGDAVVLSAPARRIEQDGRGVVVTSDEIVVRAQYVIVAVPPALAGRIDYRPLLPVVRDQLTQRMPMGSTVKCIAVYDRPFWREAGLSGEAVTSTGPMSVVFDNGSHDGAVHSLLGFVVGQKARVFSERPLDERRAVVLGSLGRMFGERALRPSEYVEFDWSTEEWTRGCPVGVLGPGAMTGVGRALREPVGRIHWAGTETATEWTGYMEGALESGERAAGEVGARFEGGAQGRS, encoded by the coding sequence ATGGCCCCTTTCCACCAAGAACGCGAGGCCGACGTCGTCATCGTCGGCGCCGGCCTCGCGGGCCTCTCGGCGGCGGACGCGCTGACCCGCATGGGAAAACGCGTCGTGGTGCTCGAAGCGCGGGATCGCGTTGGCGGGCGCACGCTGGGCCGGGAGATCGGGGGCCGTGTCCTCGACCTCGGGGGGCAATGGCTCGGCGCGGGGCAACGTCGCCTCGGGCGCCTCGCCGCCGAGCTCGGCGTCGCGACGTTTCCCACGTACCATTCTGGACAAAAAGTCCTGGTGCGGGACGGGCGTGTCTCGACGTATGCGGGGACCATTCCCTCGCTCCCCGTCCCGGGGCTCGTCGCGCTGCACCTCGCGCTGCGCAAGCTCGACGCGCTCGCGGCGCGGCTGCCCGAAGGAAGGTCGCTCGCCGCGGCCGAGGCTTCGTCGTGGGACGAAGAAACGCTCGAAACCGCCGCCCGCGAGCTCCTCCTGCGTACCGACGTGCGCGAGCTCTTCGACGCGGCGGTGCGGGTGGTCTTCGGCGCCGAGCCGCGCGAGATATCGATGCTGTATTTCCTCGCGTACCTGCGCGCGGGCGGTGGCCTCATGCGGCTCGTCGAAATCGAGGGCGGGGCGCAGGAGCGGCGCTTCGTGGGCAGCGCGCAGGAGCTCTCGATCCGCCTCGCCGCGCGGCTCGGGGACGCCGTCGTGCTCTCCGCACCGGCACGGCGCATCGAGCAGGACGGGCGCGGCGTGGTCGTGACCTCGGACGAGATCGTGGTGCGGGCGCAGTATGTGATTGTCGCCGTCCCTCCAGCGCTCGCGGGCCGCATCGACTATCGCCCGCTCCTGCCCGTCGTGCGGGACCAGCTCACGCAACGGATGCCGATGGGCTCCACGGTGAAATGCATTGCGGTCTACGATCGGCCTTTCTGGCGCGAGGCGGGGCTCTCGGGGGAGGCCGTGACGAGCACGGGGCCGATGTCGGTCGTGTTCGACAATGGTTCGCACGACGGCGCGGTGCATTCGCTCCTCGGGTTCGTCGTGGGGCAAAAGGCGCGCGTCTTCTCGGAGAGGCCCTTGGACGAGCGGCGCGCGGTGGTGCTCGGGAGCCTCGGCCGCATGTTCGGCGAGCGGGCGCTCCGGCCGAGCGAATACGTCGAGTTCGACTGGTCGACGGAAGAATGGACGCGCGGCTGTCCCGTCGGCGTCCTGGGGCCCGGGGCGATGACCGGCGTGGGGCGCGCGCTGCGCGAGCCGGTGGGACGAATCCACTGGGCGGGCACCGAGACGGCGACGGAATGGACGGGCTACATGGAGGGGGCGCTCGAATCGGGCGAGCGGGCGGCTGGTGAGGTGGGAGCGCGGTTCGAGGGCGGGGCCCAGGGCCGTTCCTGA
- the argG gene encoding argininosuccinate synthase, producing the protein MSRIYRTLPPPGTALGIAFSGGLDTRTAVAWLSRQGLRVHCYTADLGQPDEKTPADIPPVALTHGAVQARLVDCREAMAREGIIAIQCGAFHLSTAGRKYYNTTPLGRAVTSTAIVRAMREEGVHVFGDGSTHKGNDIQRFYRYGVLVDPELKIYKPWLDQKFVDAFGGRTEMAQYLDSIGMPYPMGTEKAYSTDANVLGATHEAKDLEFLDKGMTIVNPIMGVPFWRSDVAIAEEELTIEYAEGVPVALNGARFSSLFALIVAANEIGGRHGLGMSDQIENRVIGAKSRGIYEAPGMALLHIAYERLLSATHNEDTTDLYCTLGRRLGRLLYEGKWYDPEAMMLKESLARWVATPISGIVRLSLRRGDDYTILETRAEKSAYAPEKLSMEKTEAAFSPEDRIGALEIQNLAVSDNRTLLLHYAERLGRLTGPSASSFGDVLGEGEGEGGPKRLS; encoded by the coding sequence ATGAGCCGCATCTACCGCACCCTTCCTCCGCCGGGCACCGCGCTCGGCATTGCATTCTCCGGGGGCCTCGACACGCGCACGGCCGTGGCCTGGCTCTCGCGCCAGGGCCTCCGCGTACATTGTTATACCGCCGATCTCGGCCAACCGGACGAGAAGACCCCGGCGGACATCCCGCCCGTCGCGCTCACGCACGGCGCCGTCCAGGCTCGGCTCGTCGATTGCCGCGAGGCCATGGCGCGCGAGGGCATCATCGCCATCCAGTGCGGCGCGTTCCACCTCTCGACCGCCGGCCGCAAATACTACAATACGACGCCCCTCGGCCGTGCCGTCACCTCGACGGCCATCGTCCGGGCCATGCGCGAGGAGGGCGTGCACGTCTTCGGCGATGGCAGCACGCACAAGGGCAACGACATCCAGCGGTTTTACCGTTATGGTGTGCTCGTCGATCCCGAGCTCAAAATCTACAAGCCCTGGCTCGACCAGAAGTTCGTCGACGCCTTCGGCGGACGCACCGAGATGGCGCAGTACCTCGATTCGATCGGCATGCCGTACCCCATGGGCACCGAGAAGGCGTACAGCACCGACGCGAACGTCCTCGGCGCGACGCACGAGGCAAAGGATCTCGAATTCCTCGACAAGGGCATGACGATCGTGAACCCGATCATGGGCGTGCCTTTCTGGCGCTCGGACGTGGCCATCGCCGAGGAAGAGCTCACGATCGAATACGCCGAGGGCGTGCCCGTCGCGCTGAACGGCGCTCGATTCTCGTCGTTGTTCGCGCTCATCGTCGCGGCGAACGAGATCGGCGGCCGGCACGGGCTCGGGATGAGTGATCAGATCGAGAATCGCGTCATCGGCGCGAAGAGCCGCGGCATTTACGAGGCGCCCGGCATGGCGCTGCTCCACATCGCCTACGAGCGCCTGCTCTCGGCCACGCACAACGAGGACACGACCGACCTCTACTGCACGCTCGGCCGCCGCCTTGGCCGTCTCCTTTACGAGGGCAAGTGGTACGACCCCGAGGCGATGATGCTGAAGGAGTCGCTCGCCCGCTGGGTCGCGACGCCGATCAGCGGCATCGTGCGCCTCTCGCTCCGCCGCGGCGACGATTACACGATCCTCGAGACCCGCGCCGAGAAGAGCGCGTATGCGCCCGAAAAACTCTCCATGGAGAAGACCGAGGCCGCGTTCTCCCCCGAGGATCGCATCGGCGCCCTGGAGATCCAGAACCTCGCCGTGTCGGACAACCGCACGCTGCTGCTCCATTATGCCGAGCGCCTCGGCCGCCTCACGGGCCCGTCGGCGTCGTCCTTCGGCGACGTCCTCGGCGAGGGCGAGGGCGAGGGCGGGCCGAAGCGCCTCTCCTGA
- a CDS encoding RNA polymerase sigma factor has protein sequence MDAEKRRTIDADIRRLAEGGDIGAATSVALRAYGPEIFEFVAALHRNETDASEVFSLFAEKLWKSLPSFRWDASFRTWAYAVARTSSLDFRRAEKRRAARVVPLPEGSALSAIEAEVRTVTRSYLRTERRDRFAELRARLPPEEQELLMLRVDRQLSWDDLAVVLHGEDAPPLGADERKRAAARLRKRFQHLKEKLYEMGRREGLVGDES, from the coding sequence ATGGACGCGGAAAAAAGGCGCACGATCGACGCAGACATCCGCCGCCTCGCCGAGGGCGGGGACATCGGCGCGGCCACGTCCGTCGCCCTGCGCGCCTACGGCCCCGAGATCTTCGAGTTCGTCGCGGCGCTCCACCGCAACGAGACCGATGCCTCCGAGGTATTCTCCCTTTTCGCCGAGAAGCTCTGGAAGAGCCTGCCGAGCTTTCGCTGGGACGCCTCCTTCCGCACCTGGGCGTATGCCGTGGCGCGCACGTCCTCCCTCGATTTTCGGCGCGCGGAGAAGCGCCGCGCCGCGCGGGTCGTGCCCTTGCCGGAGGGCTCCGCGCTCTCTGCGATCGAGGCCGAGGTCCGCACCGTCACGCGCTCCTACCTCCGCACCGAACGCCGCGATCGTTTCGCCGAGCTCCGGGCGCGCTTGCCGCCCGAGGAGCAAGAGCTCCTCATGCTTCGCGTCGATCGGCAGCTCTCATGGGATGACCTCGCGGTCGTGCTCCACGGCGAGGACGCGCCGCCGCTCGGGGCGGACGAGCGGAAACGAGCGGCCGCGCGCCTGCGCAAGCGCTTCCAGCACCTCAAGGAAAAGCTCTACGAGATGGGGCGGCGCGAGGGGCTCGTCGGGGACGAGTCCTAG
- a CDS encoding STAS/SEC14 domain-containing protein, with amino-acid sequence MSVEETWVGLHYIRFEPDDLLLMEFHGPILPGEMAALARLTDERLLARGRLFVLCDISDAGGFSHGSRHELRDRPRKLPPHFVAYVGAPAPVRVVLDLVIRATSSLTGAKIAHRFFETQAKARAWLEEMHTKAA; translated from the coding sequence ATGAGCGTCGAGGAGACGTGGGTGGGCCTACACTACATTCGATTCGAGCCTGACGATCTCCTCCTGATGGAGTTCCACGGGCCCATCCTACCCGGCGAGATGGCGGCGCTCGCACGTTTGACGGACGAACGATTGCTCGCGCGGGGTCGGCTCTTCGTCCTGTGCGACATCTCCGACGCGGGCGGGTTCAGCCACGGATCACGGCACGAGCTGCGGGATCGGCCCCGGAAGCTCCCTCCGCATTTCGTCGCGTACGTGGGCGCGCCTGCCCCCGTTCGTGTGGTGCTCGATCTCGTCATTCGCGCCACGAGCTCCCTCACGGGCGCGAAAATCGCCCACCGCTTCTTCGAGACGCAGGCCAAGGCACGCGCTTGGCTCGAAGAGATGCACACGAAGGCCGCGTGA